Proteins encoded together in one Pseudoroseomonas cervicalis window:
- a CDS encoding phosphoserine transaminase: protein MAQPNPKPSRRPANPCFSSGPCAKRPGWSLAALEGALLGRSHRAKAPKAKLAEVIERSKSVLRMPEGWRLGIVPASDTGAVEMALWSMLGPRGVDVLAWESFSGEWATDITTQLRLPEVRLIKAPYGGLPDLAQADPKRDLVFVWNGTTSGVRLPHADWIAADREGLAICDATSAAFAMDLDWHKLDVVTWSWQKVLGGEAAHGMIALSPRAVARLESHTPAWPLPKIFRMTKGGRLIEGIFQGDTINTPSMLCAEDALDGLRWAEAIGGLPALVARSEANLAAVAEWVAGQSDYAFLAADAATRSCTSICLKLVAPWFTALSPEAQAAAGKRIAALLEQEGAGLDTAPYRDAPPGLRLWGGATVETQDLLDLLPWITWATREVAARA from the coding sequence ATGGCCCAGCCCAACCCGAAGCCCTCCCGCCGCCCGGCCAATCCCTGCTTCTCCTCGGGCCCCTGCGCCAAGCGGCCCGGCTGGTCGCTGGCGGCGCTGGAGGGCGCGCTGCTCGGCCGCAGCCACCGCGCCAAGGCGCCAAAGGCGAAGCTGGCCGAGGTGATCGAGCGCTCGAAATCCGTGCTGCGCATGCCGGAGGGCTGGCGCCTCGGCATCGTGCCGGCCTCCGACACCGGGGCGGTGGAGATGGCGCTGTGGTCGATGCTGGGCCCGCGCGGCGTCGATGTGCTGGCCTGGGAGAGCTTCTCCGGCGAATGGGCCACCGACATCACCACCCAGCTGCGCCTGCCGGAGGTACGACTGATCAAGGCGCCCTATGGCGGGCTGCCCGACCTGGCGCAGGCCGACCCGAAGCGCGACCTGGTCTTTGTCTGGAACGGCACCACCAGCGGCGTGCGCCTGCCGCATGCCGACTGGATCGCCGCCGACCGCGAGGGCTTAGCGATCTGCGACGCCACTTCGGCGGCCTTCGCCATGGATCTCGACTGGCACAAGCTCGATGTCGTCACCTGGTCCTGGCAGAAGGTGCTGGGGGGCGAGGCGGCGCATGGCATGATCGCGCTCTCGCCGCGCGCCGTGGCCCGGCTGGAGAGCCACACCCCCGCCTGGCCTCTCCCAAAAATCTTCCGCATGACCAAGGGCGGCCGGCTGATCGAGGGCATCTTCCAGGGCGACACCATCAACACCCCCTCCATGCTCTGCGCCGAGGACGCGCTGGACGGGCTGCGCTGGGCCGAGGCGATCGGCGGCCTGCCGGCGCTGGTCGCCCGCTCCGAGGCCAATCTGGCGGCAGTGGCGGAATGGGTGGCGGGGCAGTCGGACTATGCCTTCCTGGCCGCGGATGCGGCGACGCGCTCCTGCACCTCGATCTGCCTGAAGCTGGTGGCGCCCTGGTTCACCGCGCTCTCGCCCGAGGCTCAGGCCGCCGCCGGCAAGCGCATCGCCGCGCTGCTGGAGCAGGAGGGCGCGGGCCTGGACACCGCCCCCTATCGCGACGCGCCGCCGGGGCTGCGCCTCTGGGGCGGGGCGACGGTGGAGACGCAGGATCTTCTGGACCTGCTGCCCTGGATCACCTGGGCGACGCGCGAGGTCGCCGCCCGGGCCTGA
- a CDS encoding DUF6152 family protein, translated as MTLLLPRRRLALGLPGLLLAAPALAHHGWSWAESEQTELSGTIEEIFIGPPHPRLTLRSDGTLWTVELGNPSQTRRAGFVEGSANVGDQARALGNRSREAGERRLKAVRLEVGGRRYDLYPERIQGG; from the coding sequence ATGACGCTTCTGCTGCCCCGCCGGCGCCTGGCGCTCGGCCTGCCCGGGCTGCTGCTGGCCGCCCCGGCGCTGGCCCATCATGGCTGGTCCTGGGCCGAGAGCGAACAGACCGAGCTCTCCGGCACCATCGAGGAGATCTTCATAGGCCCGCCGCATCCGCGCCTGACGCTGCGCAGCGACGGCACGCTCTGGACCGTGGAGTTGGGCAATCCCAGCCAGACCCGCCGCGCCGGCTTCGTCGAGGGGTCCGCCAATGTCGGCGACCAGGCGCGCGCCCTCGGCAACCGCTCGCGCGAGGCCGGGGAGCGGCGGCTGAAGGCGGTACGGCTGGAGGTGGGCGGTCGCCGCTACGACCTCTATCCCGAGCGCATCCAGGGCGGCTGA
- a CDS encoding DUF6644 family protein gives MEAALSLLADSALPAWLRRSGILYPLVNAAHVLGLGLLLGSIATLDLRLLGAFRGAPLAVLAPPLLAVAKAGLVLAILSGALLFSVQPLAYAGNPAFLAKLFLVALGIVNALALRRRAVWRQALQGGAVPPALQLAALISLATWLGALLAGRWIGFL, from the coding sequence GTGGAGGCGGCGCTTTCCCTGCTGGCGGACAGCGCGCTGCCCGCCTGGCTGCGCCGCTCGGGTATCCTCTACCCGCTGGTCAATGCGGCGCATGTGCTGGGGCTCGGCCTGCTGCTGGGCAGCATCGCGACGCTCGACCTGCGGCTGCTCGGCGCCTTCCGCGGCGCGCCGCTGGCGGTGCTGGCGCCACCGCTGCTGGCTGTGGCCAAGGCGGGGCTGGTGCTGGCCATCCTCAGCGGCGCGCTGCTGTTTTCCGTCCAGCCGCTGGCCTATGCCGGCAACCCCGCCTTCCTGGCCAAGCTCTTCCTGGTGGCGCTTGGCATCGTCAACGCCCTGGCGCTGCGCCGTCGCGCGGTCTGGCGGCAGGCGCTGCAGGGCGGCGCGGTGCCGCCGGCGCTGCAGCTCGCCGCGCTGATCTCCCTCGCCACCTGGCTCGGCGCGCTGCTGGCCGGGCGCTGGATCGGCTTTCTGTAA
- the ftsH gene encoding ATP-dependent zinc metalloprotease FtsH, with protein sequence MNNFGRNLALWVIVALLLVALFNLFQPSSSTRQTGQQVAYSDFLNEVNGGRVRDVTIQGRTLTGQLADGRSFSTYTPEDPSLVSRLTDKGVRVVARPEESDVNPLFHYLLSWFPMLLLIGVWIFFMRQMQGGGGRAMGFGKSRARLLTEKQGRVTFEDVAGIDEAKGELEEIVDFLRDPQKFQRLGGKIPKGVLLVGPPGTGKTLLARAIAGEANVPFFTISGSDFVEMFVGVGASRVRDMFEQGKKNAPCIIFIDEIDAVGRHRGAGLGGGNDEREQTLNQMLVEMDGFEANEGVILIAATNRPDVLDPALLRPGRFDRQVVVPNPDVSGREKILRVHMRKVPLASDVDPKTIARGTPGFSGADLANLVNEAALLAARSGRRTVGMHEFEMAKDKVLMGAERRSMVMSEDEKKMTAYHEAGHALVALHEPECDPVHKATIIPRGRALGLVMSLPAGDRYSKHKSKLKAELAMAMGGRVAEELIFGADKVSNGASGDIKMATNQAKMMVTEWGMSEKLGMIAYGDNSQEVFLGHSVTQSKNVSEATAREIDSEVRSIIDEAYARAKHTLQTNIEELHALAKGLLEYETLSGDEIRQVIKGEPVVRNRPDEPTPSGRGSVPSSGRPTRPGGFGNPAPQPGA encoded by the coding sequence GTGAACAATTTCGGCCGCAACCTGGCGCTCTGGGTGATCGTGGCGCTGCTGCTCGTGGCGCTGTTCAATCTCTTTCAACCTTCCTCCTCGACGCGCCAGACCGGGCAGCAGGTCGCCTATAGCGACTTCCTGAACGAGGTGAATGGCGGCCGTGTGCGGGACGTGACCATCCAGGGCCGCACCCTGACCGGGCAGCTGGCGGACGGGCGCAGCTTCAGCACCTACACGCCCGAGGACCCCAGCCTGGTCAGCCGCCTGACCGACAAGGGTGTCCGCGTCGTGGCTCGGCCGGAGGAGAGTGACGTCAACCCGCTCTTCCACTACCTGCTCTCCTGGTTCCCGATGCTGCTGCTGATCGGCGTCTGGATCTTCTTCATGCGCCAGATGCAGGGCGGCGGCGGCCGGGCCATGGGCTTCGGCAAGTCGCGCGCCCGGCTGCTGACCGAGAAGCAGGGCCGCGTCACCTTCGAGGACGTGGCCGGCATCGACGAGGCCAAGGGCGAGCTCGAGGAGATCGTGGACTTCCTGCGCGACCCGCAGAAATTCCAGCGCCTCGGCGGCAAGATCCCCAAGGGCGTGCTGCTGGTCGGCCCGCCCGGCACCGGCAAGACCCTGCTGGCGCGTGCCATCGCCGGCGAGGCGAATGTGCCCTTCTTCACCATCTCGGGCTCCGACTTCGTCGAGATGTTCGTGGGTGTGGGTGCGTCCCGCGTGCGCGACATGTTCGAGCAGGGCAAGAAGAACGCCCCCTGCATCATCTTCATCGACGAGATCGACGCGGTCGGCCGCCACCGTGGCGCCGGCCTCGGCGGCGGCAATGACGAGCGCGAGCAGACCCTGAACCAGATGCTGGTCGAGATGGACGGCTTCGAGGCGAATGAGGGCGTCATCCTCATCGCCGCGACCAACCGCCCCGACGTGCTGGACCCGGCCCTGCTGCGCCCCGGCCGCTTCGACCGCCAGGTGGTGGTGCCGAACCCCGACGTGTCGGGCCGCGAGAAGATTCTCCGCGTCCATATGCGCAAGGTGCCGCTGGCCTCGGATGTCGATCCGAAGACCATCGCCCGCGGCACGCCCGGCTTCTCCGGCGCCGATCTGGCCAATCTGGTGAACGAGGCGGCGCTGCTGGCCGCCCGCTCGGGCCGCCGCACCGTCGGCATGCACGAATTCGAGATGGCCAAGGACAAGGTGCTGATGGGCGCCGAGCGGCGCTCGATGGTGATGTCCGAGGACGAGAAGAAGATGACCGCCTATCACGAGGCCGGTCACGCCCTGGTCGCGCTGCATGAGCCGGAATGCGATCCGGTCCACAAGGCGACGATCATCCCGCGCGGCCGGGCGCTTGGCCTGGTGATGTCGCTGCCGGCCGGCGACCGCTACAGCAAGCACAAGAGCAAGCTGAAGGCGGAGCTGGCCATGGCGATGGGCGGCCGCGTCGCCGAGGAGCTGATCTTCGGCGCCGACAAGGTCTCCAACGGCGCCTCGGGCGACATCAAGATGGCCACCAACCAGGCCAAGATGATGGTCACCGAATGGGGCATGAGCGAGAAGCTCGGCATGATCGCCTATGGCGACAACAGCCAGGAGGTCTTCCTGGGCCATAGCGTCACCCAGTCGAAGAACGTCTCCGAGGCGACGGCGCGGGAGATCGACAGCGAGGTCCGCTCGATCATCGACGAGGCCTATGCCCGCGCCAAGCACACGCTGCAGACCAATATCGAGGAGCTGCACGCGCTGGCGAAGGGGCTGCTGGAGTATGAGACCCTGTCGGGCGACGAGATCCGCCAGGTGATCAAGGGCGAGCCGGTGGTGCGCAACCGCCCCGACGAGCCCACCCCCTCCGGCCGCGGCAGCGTGCCGAGCTCGGGCCGGCCGACCCGGCCGGGCGGCTTCGGCAACCCGGCGCCCCAGCCGGGGGCCTGA
- a CDS encoding DMT family transporter → MRLPAAPNWLPILLFLCAPLLFASNMIGARWLSGSVPPVTLAFGRWLVAALLLLPIIWPHLRQGALKRAPSGLLALLVLLGGVISVAPQYGAARYTSAGNIALIAALTPLIVAIIERLVWGIALRPAMLAGIACAFTGILVAAFRGDVGALLRLEFNPGDALMLCAILAWAGYTALLRHRPVALPPLLLLWVVAAGGALCLAPGMALEWGHLGVPQLGARAFWGMIFLGLVAGIGAYGAFARIVASFGAARAAMAMYLVPAYALALGATLLGESLHPYHAVAMALVLGGVAIGTLRAPALLPARS, encoded by the coding sequence ATGCGTCTCCCCGCCGCGCCGAATTGGCTTCCCATCCTGCTCTTCCTCTGCGCGCCGCTGCTGTTCGCCAGCAACATGATCGGCGCGCGCTGGCTGAGCGGCTCGGTGCCGCCGGTGACGCTGGCCTTCGGGCGCTGGCTGGTCGCCGCCCTGCTGCTGCTGCCGATCATCTGGCCGCATCTGCGCCAGGGCGCGCTGAAGCGGGCGCCGTCCGGGCTGCTGGCGCTGCTGGTGCTGCTGGGGGGCGTCATCAGCGTGGCGCCGCAATATGGCGCGGCGCGCTACACCAGCGCCGGCAACATCGCCCTCATCGCCGCGCTGACGCCGCTGATCGTCGCCATCATCGAGCGGCTGGTCTGGGGCATCGCGCTGCGCCCGGCCATGCTGGCGGGCATCGCCTGCGCCTTCACCGGCATCCTGGTCGCCGCCTTTCGCGGCGACGTCGGCGCGCTGCTGCGGCTGGAATTCAACCCGGGCGACGCGCTGATGCTCTGCGCCATCCTGGCCTGGGCCGGCTACACCGCGCTGCTGCGCCACCGCCCCGTGGCGCTGCCGCCGCTGCTGCTGCTCTGGGTGGTCGCCGCCGGCGGCGCGCTCTGCCTGGCGCCCGGCATGGCGCTGGAATGGGGCCATCTCGGCGTGCCGCAGCTCGGCGCGCGGGCCTTCTGGGGCATGATCTTCCTCGGGCTGGTCGCCGGCATCGGCGCCTATGGCGCCTTCGCCCGCATCGTCGCCAGCTTCGGCGCGGCGCGCGCCGCCATGGCCATGTATCTGGTGCCGGCCTATGCGCTGGCGCTCGGCGCCACGCTGCTGGGGGAAAGCCTGCACCCCTATCACGCCGTGGCCATGGCGCTGGTGCTCGGCGGGGTCGCCATCGGCACGCTGCGCGCGCCTGCCCTGCTGCCCGCGCGCTCGTGA
- the glmM gene encoding phosphoglucosamine mutase translates to MGEAVRRLFGTDGIRGVANRAPMDASTALRLGQAAGRFFNRGSHRHRVVIGKDTRLSGYMLEPALTAGFVGAGMDVVLVGPLPTPAIAMLTRSLRADLGVMISASHNPFEDNGIKLFGPDGLKLSDAEEAEIEALMEGDLSAQLVAPSRLGRASRLEDAPGRYIEAVKASFPKGRSLSGMRIVVDCAHGAAYKVAPTVLWELGAEVVPVGVAPDGFNINRECGSTAPGRMAELVRERRADLGIALDGDADRLVLADEKGQIVDGDQILAVIAASWAAQGRLRGDAVVATVMSNLGLERFLHSAGLKLLRTKVGDRYVSERMRETGCNLGGEQSGHMILSDFGTTGDGLAAALQVLAVLAEEGRPASEVCRRFTPLPQRLVNVRYAGASPLQDSTVQAAIDAASARLEGRGRILIRPSGTEPVIRVMAEAEEETIVEDTVQQLAALIRARAAAGAVAEPPAATAEAAAEAGEAA, encoded by the coding sequence ATGGGCGAGGCGGTGCGGCGTTTGTTCGGGACGGATGGCATCCGGGGGGTGGCGAATCGCGCGCCGATGGATGCCTCGACCGCGCTGCGCCTGGGCCAGGCGGCGGGCCGCTTTTTCAACCGCGGCAGCCATCGCCACCGCGTCGTCATCGGCAAGGATACGCGGCTCTCCGGCTACATGCTGGAGCCGGCGCTGACCGCGGGCTTCGTCGGCGCCGGCATGGATGTGGTGCTGGTGGGGCCGCTGCCCACACCCGCCATCGCCATGCTGACGCGCAGCCTGCGCGCCGATCTCGGCGTGATGATCTCGGCCAGCCACAACCCCTTCGAGGACAATGGCATCAAGCTGTTCGGCCCGGACGGGCTGAAGCTCTCCGACGCCGAGGAAGCCGAGATCGAGGCGCTGATGGAGGGCGATCTCTCGGCCCAACTCGTCGCCCCCTCGCGCCTCGGCCGCGCCAGCCGGCTGGAGGATGCGCCGGGCCGCTATATCGAGGCGGTGAAGGCCAGCTTCCCCAAGGGCCGTAGCCTGTCGGGCATGCGCATCGTCGTCGATTGCGCGCATGGCGCCGCCTACAAGGTCGCCCCCACCGTGCTGTGGGAGCTGGGGGCGGAGGTGGTGCCGGTGGGCGTCGCTCCGGATGGCTTCAACATCAACCGCGAATGCGGCTCCACCGCCCCGGGCCGCATGGCCGAGCTGGTGCGCGAGCGGCGCGCCGATCTCGGCATCGCCCTCGATGGCGATGCCGACCGGCTGGTGCTGGCCGATGAGAAGGGCCAGATCGTCGATGGCGACCAGATCCTGGCGGTCATCGCCGCCTCCTGGGCGGCGCAGGGGCGGCTGCGCGGCGATGCCGTGGTCGCCACGGTGATGTCGAATCTGGGCCTTGAACGCTTTCTTCACTCGGCCGGGCTGAAGCTGCTGCGCACCAAGGTGGGGGACCGCTATGTGTCGGAGCGCATGCGCGAGACCGGCTGCAATCTGGGTGGCGAGCAGTCCGGCCACATGATCCTGAGCGATTTCGGCACCACCGGCGACGGGCTGGCGGCGGCGCTGCAGGTGCTGGCCGTGCTGGCCGAGGAAGGCCGGCCGGCCAGCGAGGTCTGCCGCCGCTTCACGCCCCTGCCGCAGCGCCTGGTGAATGTGCGCTATGCCGGGGCCAGCCCGCTGCAGGACAGCACCGTGCAGGCCGCCATCGACGCCGCCAGCGCCCGCCTGGAAGGGCGCGGCCGTATCCTGATCCGCCCCAGCGGCACCGAGCCGGTGATCCGCGTGATGGCCGAGGCCGAGGAGGAGACCATCGTGGAAGACACCGTGCAGCAGCTGGCGGCGCTGATCCGCGCCCGCGCCGCGGCCGGCGCCGTGGCCGAGCCGCCCGCCGCCACCGCCGAGGCGGCGGCCGAGGCGGGGGAGGCGGCCTGA
- a CDS encoding ATP-binding protein encodes MTVGIEMGTTSGGQPGLLDLEELLATRLLVQGNSGSGKSYLLRRLMEQSAPWVQQAVIDPEGDFVTLAERFGHLVIDAAQHSEAALQRAADRVRAHRVSVVLNLEGLDADGQMRHAAAFLGGLFDAERDHWSPMLVVVDEAQLFAPAAAGEVSDEARRASLGAMANLMSRGRKRGLAGIIATQRLAKLAKNVAAEASNFLMGRTFLDIDMARAADLLGMERRQAEMFRDLPRGSFVALGPALSRRPVTIRIGAVETASRGSNPGLVPLPQTAPEQAKELVLAAVAEPDPVLRPPPRRPPPAPAPDILAQLAQARPTMPAPRAEPEPTPEERAARKRRLEDILRQVLAEPEAAFRNTSVLYQDFLVRLRIHAVPGKPPEIPAFRRMLAVARAGISAEAAEGEEWQRIEARAASLPEDVQGVYLLLARAALEGAPCPSDETIAQAYGTRSVGRARRVLAYMEEQGAIVCRPDAQGRRIVALVELGHETAPG; translated from the coding sequence ATGACGGTCGGGATCGAGATGGGCACGACGAGCGGCGGGCAGCCGGGCCTCCTCGATCTGGAGGAGCTGCTGGCCACCCGCCTGCTGGTGCAGGGCAATTCGGGCTCCGGCAAATCCTATCTGCTGCGGCGGCTGATGGAGCAGTCGGCCCCCTGGGTGCAGCAGGCCGTCATCGACCCCGAGGGCGATTTCGTGACGCTCGCCGAGCGCTTCGGCCATCTGGTCATCGACGCCGCGCAGCACAGCGAGGCCGCCTTGCAGCGCGCCGCCGACCGGGTGCGGGCGCATCGTGTCTCGGTGGTGCTGAATCTCGAGGGGCTGGACGCGGATGGCCAGATGCGCCACGCGGCGGCCTTCCTGGGCGGGCTGTTCGATGCCGAGCGCGACCATTGGTCGCCCATGCTGGTGGTGGTGGATGAGGCGCAGCTCTTCGCCCCCGCCGCCGCCGGCGAGGTGTCGGACGAGGCGCGCCGCGCCTCGCTGGGCGCCATGGCCAATCTGATGTCGCGCGGCCGCAAGCGCGGGCTGGCCGGCATCATCGCCACCCAGCGCCTGGCCAAGCTCGCCAAGAACGTCGCCGCCGAGGCCTCCAACTTCCTGATGGGCCGCACCTTCCTCGATATCGACATGGCGCGCGCCGCCGACCTGCTGGGCATGGAGCGGCGCCAGGCAGAAATGTTCCGCGACCTGCCGCGCGGCAGCTTCGTGGCGCTCGGCCCGGCCCTGTCGCGCCGGCCGGTGACCATCCGCATCGGCGCGGTGGAGACCGCCTCGCGCGGCAGCAATCCGGGGCTGGTGCCGCTGCCGCAGACGGCGCCCGAGCAGGCGAAGGAGCTGGTGCTGGCCGCCGTCGCCGAGCCCGACCCGGTGCTGCGCCCGCCGCCGCGCCGGCCGCCCCCGGCGCCGGCCCCGGACATCCTGGCGCAGCTGGCCCAGGCCCGCCCGACCATGCCTGCGCCCCGCGCCGAGCCCGAGCCGACACCCGAGGAGCGCGCCGCCCGCAAGCGCAGACTCGAAGACATCCTGAGGCAGGTGCTGGCGGAGCCGGAGGCGGCGTTCCGCAACACCTCCGTGCTCTACCAGGATTTCCTGGTGCGGCTGCGCATCCATGCCGTGCCGGGCAAGCCGCCGGAGATCCCGGCCTTCCGCCGCATGTTGGCGGTGGCGCGCGCCGGCATCAGCGCCGAGGCGGCGGAGGGCGAGGAATGGCAGCGCATCGAGGCGCGCGCGGCGTCGCTGCCCGAGGATGTGCAGGGCGTCTACCTGCTGCTGGCCCGCGCCGCGCTGGAGGGCGCGCCCTGTCCGTCCGACGAGACCATCGCCCAGGCCTATGGCACGCGCTCGGTCGGCCGGGCGCGGCGGGTGCTGGCCTATATGGAGGAGCAGGGCGCCATCGTCTGCCGCCCCGACGCCCAGGGGCGGCGCATCGTGGCCCTGGTCGAGCTGGGGCACGAGACGGCGCCGGGCTGA
- a CDS encoding PhzF family phenazine biosynthesis protein produces the protein MATPLQTSDLTSNGLAAAGLPERVAVYQVDAFAERAFAGNPAAVVPLQSWLPDALMQSMAAEHNLSETAFFVPDGPGRWHLRWFTPTTEVPLCGHATLATAFVLARVLGEAGPLRFRTASGELGVSQEEGRFVLDFPANPPLRAHAGPPGLAAALGAVPREIWKARDWICVFDKAETVRALTPDHGRIATLPDAAQGGGAARVIATAAGDDGVHDTVSRYFAARVGVNEDPVTGAAHIQLVPFWAQRLGRSTLVCRQASARGGTLWCELRGDRVRMGGHAVLYAEGSVLLPRA, from the coding sequence ATGGCGACCCCGCTCCAGACCTCCGACCTGACCTCCAACGGTCTCGCCGCCGCTGGCCTGCCGGAGCGTGTCGCCGTCTACCAGGTCGATGCCTTCGCCGAGCGAGCCTTCGCCGGCAACCCGGCCGCCGTGGTGCCGCTGCAATCCTGGCTGCCGGATGCGCTGATGCAATCCATGGCGGCCGAGCACAATCTCAGCGAGACCGCCTTCTTCGTCCCCGACGGGCCGGGACGCTGGCATCTGCGCTGGTTCACCCCGACCACCGAGGTGCCGCTCTGCGGCCATGCGACGCTGGCCACCGCCTTCGTCCTGGCCCGGGTGCTGGGGGAGGCGGGGCCCTTGCGCTTCCGCACCGCCTCGGGCGAGCTGGGCGTCAGCCAGGAGGAGGGGCGCTTCGTGCTCGACTTCCCGGCCAACCCGCCGCTTCGCGCGCATGCCGGCCCGCCCGGCCTGGCCGCGGCGCTGGGTGCCGTGCCGCGCGAGATCTGGAAGGCGCGCGACTGGATCTGCGTCTTCGACAAGGCGGAGACGGTGCGCGCGCTGACCCCCGACCATGGCCGCATCGCGACCCTGCCGGATGCCGCCCAGGGCGGCGGCGCGGCGCGGGTCATCGCCACGGCGGCGGGGGATGACGGGGTGCATGACACCGTCTCGCGCTATTTCGCGGCGCGGGTGGGGGTGAATGAGGATCCGGTGACGGGGGCTGCGCATATCCAGCTGGTGCCCTTCTGGGCGCAGCGCCTGGGCCGCAGCACGCTGGTCTGCCGCCAGGCCAGCGCCCGCGGCGGCACGCTGTGGTGCGAGCTGCGCGGCGACCGGGTGCGCATGGGCGGCCATGCCGTGCTCTATGCCGAGGGCTCGGTGCTGCTGCCCCGCGCCTGA
- the thiD gene encoding bifunctional hydroxymethylpyrimidine kinase/phosphomethylpyrimidine kinase — MRGRVLIIAGSDSGGGAGIQADIKTCTALDAYAATAITALTAQDTSGVHGVHTVPPDFIRQQIRLVLQDIGADAIKTGMLADSETINAVCDALAEHGRRVPLVADPVMVAKGGEALLTKAAVETLKRRLLPFAALLTPNIPEAEVLSGMHIANVDEMQAAAEMMLTLGVPAVLLKGGHMPGNRLVDLLATEDGIEFFESERIDSRHTHGTGCTLASAIAAGLSQGLGLRAAVMRARAYVQEALRHAPGFGRGHGPLNHSITVDPARLATLV; from the coding sequence ATGCGCGGTCGCGTCCTGATCATCGCCGGCTCCGATTCCGGCGGCGGCGCCGGCATCCAGGCCGACATCAAGACCTGCACGGCGCTCGACGCCTATGCCGCCACCGCCATCACCGCGCTGACGGCGCAGGACACCAGCGGCGTGCATGGCGTGCACACCGTGCCGCCGGATTTCATCCGCCAGCAGATCCGCCTGGTGCTGCAGGATATCGGCGCCGACGCCATCAAGACCGGCATGCTGGCCGATTCCGAGACGATCAACGCCGTCTGCGACGCGCTGGCCGAGCATGGCCGCCGCGTGCCGCTGGTGGCCGATCCGGTGATGGTCGCCAAGGGTGGCGAGGCGCTGCTGACCAAGGCGGCGGTCGAGACGCTGAAGCGCCGCCTGCTGCCCTTCGCCGCGCTGCTGACGCCCAACATCCCGGAGGCCGAGGTGCTGTCCGGCATGCATATCGCCAATGTCGACGAGATGCAGGCGGCGGCCGAGATGATGCTGACGCTGGGCGTGCCGGCGGTGCTGCTGAAGGGCGGCCATATGCCGGGCAACCGGCTGGTCGATCTGCTGGCGACCGAGGATGGCATCGAGTTCTTCGAGAGCGAGCGCATCGACAGCCGCCACACCCATGGCACCGGCTGCACCCTGGCCTCGGCCATCGCCGCCGGCCTGTCGCAGGGGCTCGGCCTGCGCGCCGCGGTGATGCGCGCCCGCGCCTATGTGCAGGAGGCGCTGCGCCACGCCCCCGGCTTCGGCCGCGGCCATGGCCCGCTGAACCACAGCATCACCGTCGATCCGGCGCGCCTCGCAACCCTGGTATGA
- the folP gene encoding dihydropteroate synthase, which translates to MSERWVEPVGLLQGPAAFQALRDGHALPLAGGPSAFALVRLIEEGQDLGIHPLAALPEGWEEALAPLTRRPLPFAGLPMDRPLVMGILNVTPDSFSNGGLHLDPGAAIAAGHAMLEAGADILDIGGESTRPGADPVTPEEEIARIRPVVRELAKAAVVSIDTRHAATMQAALEEGAEIVNDVTALRQDARSVRVVQEARAPVVLMHMPVLDPRRMQAATEYEDVVLDVARFLRQRVETAEALGIPRGRIALDPGIGFGKTVEQNLLLLNRLPLLASIGCRILVGASRKRFVGEVTGVERPADRLAGSVAVALAAAAAGASILRVHDVAETVQGLRMWRACAEGGSAEG; encoded by the coding sequence ATGAGTGAGCGCTGGGTGGAGCCCGTCGGGCTGTTGCAGGGGCCCGCCGCCTTCCAGGCGCTGCGCGATGGCCATGCCCTGCCGCTGGCCGGCGGCCCTTCGGCCTTCGCCCTGGTCCGGCTGATCGAGGAGGGGCAGGATCTCGGCATCCACCCGCTCGCCGCCTTGCCCGAAGGGTGGGAGGAGGCGCTGGCGCCGCTGACCCGCCGGCCGCTGCCCTTCGCCGGCCTACCGATGGACCGGCCGCTGGTGATGGGCATCCTCAACGTCACCCCCGACAGCTTCTCCAATGGCGGGCTGCATCTGGACCCGGGGGCGGCGATTGCCGCCGGCCACGCCATGCTGGAGGCGGGGGCCGACATCCTCGATATCGGCGGCGAGAGCACCCGCCCCGGCGCCGATCCGGTGACGCCGGAGGAGGAGATCGCCCGCATCCGCCCGGTGGTGCGGGAGCTGGCCAAGGCCGCCGTGGTCAGCATCGACACCCGCCACGCCGCCACCATGCAGGCGGCGCTGGAGGAGGGGGCGGAGATCGTCAATGACGTCACCGCGCTGCGCCAGGATGCCCGCTCGGTGCGGGTGGTGCAGGAGGCGCGGGCGCCCGTCGTGCTGATGCACATGCCGGTGCTGGATCCGCGCCGCATGCAGGCGGCCACCGAATACGAGGATGTGGTGCTGGATGTCGCCCGCTTCCTGCGCCAGCGGGTGGAGACGGCGGAGGCGCTGGGCATCCCGCGCGGCCGCATCGCCCTCGACCCCGGCATCGGCTTCGGCAAGACGGTGGAGCAGAATCTGCTGCTGCTGAACCGCCTGCCGCTGCTGGCCTCGATCGGCTGCCGCATCCTGGTCGGCGCCTCGCGCAAGCGCTTCGTGGGCGAGGTGACGGGGGTGGAGCGCCCGGCCGACCGGCTGGCCGGCAGCGTCGCCGTGGCGCTGGCCGCGGCGGCCGCCGGCGCCTCCATCCTGCGCGTGCATGACGTGGCCGAGACGGTGCAGGGCTTGCGCATGTGGCGCGCCTGCGCCGAGGGCGGCAGCGCCGAGGGCTGA